The stretch of DNA TGGAAGCCTTGTTTTCGTAGCACCAACTGGTGGAATCGGAAGTGTAACTGATGTATTTGTACTTCACGCCAATGTATGCGTAGTTCAGGTTCTCAGCCATCCAGGTCTGGGTGCCAATGGTGATGGTCTTGTAAACTTGACCGTCGCGTTCATCCGCGAATTCGCCGTAGTCGATGTCAGGATTAAGGTATGCCCAAGCAGCTTTGACACTGCTACTAGAATTCTCGATCGTGGTCGAAGATGACGAAGATGAACTACTAGCAACCGATGATGAAGACTTCGCGGAGCTGGATGACGCAACAGAGCTGCTGCTGAGATCCTCAATCGGAGTCGAAGATGACGAGGAAGAACTTACAACCGACGAAGAAGACTTCGCGGAGCTGGATGACGCAACAGAGCTGCTAGATCCCTCGACTTCGCTCGGGATGACACTGGAGGAAGGAGGTAGTTCTACGCTAGAAGATGATTCCACAGAACTAGAGGAAACCGCAGAGCTGGAACTACTAGCAATAGAAGAGGAACTCTTCACGCTAGAGGAGCTAACAACCGACGAAGACGACTCCACGGAACTAGAGGAAGTTACTGAGCTGGAACTTGCAATAGAACTGCTAGATCCTTCGCTATCGCTCAGGATGACACTGGAGGAGGAACTCAGGATGACTCTAGAGGAGGAACTCGGGGTGACACTGGAGGAGGATTCTTCAGCGGGATTTTCATCCCCGGACGAACCATTCGCAGAAGTACTGTCATCGCAGGCAGCAAGGCCCAAAGCCAGCGCAAACGCAACACTTGTCAAGAAATTCTTTTTCATTTTCCATTTCCTTGCAAAAAATTTCAGAGAGCTTCAAGAACAACCTTCTGTTATTATTCAGAATAGCTCGAGCGGATCTTAAACGCCATGATGGCGAATGCTCCAGCCACATTCATGCTGGCCTTACGACCCGCCATGGGAATGGTCACCTTCATGGTGGTGGCGGCCATGATTTCGGGAGCGATTCCCAGTTCTTCGTTACCCAGGATAATCAGGCCCTTTTCCGGCCATGTTACTTTGTTTATATCGGGAATATCTTCGCCAGTTTCAAGGGCAATAATCTCGTAGCCGTTTTCCTTGTGCCAGTTGATGCAGTCAAAAGGATCTTCCCAGCGTTTGATGGGAATCCATTCCTGGCAACCGCGGGCGGCACTTTTCACGGTCACATGATCGGGACTGCAGCTA from Fibrobacter sp. encodes:
- a CDS encoding fibrobacter succinogenes major paralogous domain-containing protein, coding for MKKNFLTSVAFALALGLAACDDSTSANGSSGDENPAEESSSSVTPSSSSRVILSSSSSVILSDSEGSSSSIASSSSVTSSSSVESSSSVVSSSSVKSSSSIASSSSSAVSSSSVESSSSVELPPSSSVIPSEVEGSSSSVASSSSAKSSSSVVSSSSSSSTPIEDLSSSSVASSSSAKSSSSVASSSSSSSSTTIENSSSSVKAAWAYLNPDIDYGEFADERDGQVYKTITIGTQTWMAENLNYAYIGVKYKYISYTSDSTSWCYENKASNCDKYGRLYTWSAVMDSAAQFNVNAGTKCGYGKTCTPNSPHRGICPEGWHVPTNEEYSTLYTYIGGSSTAGSLLKSTSGWNDYNGKSGNGTDKYGFSVLPAGGRYDGGNFYNEGSSAYLWSATEYDSYNAWSQYFYYNSDYASQGGSYKNSGRSLRCLKD